One stretch of Nomascus leucogenys isolate Asia chromosome 7b, Asia_NLE_v1, whole genome shotgun sequence DNA includes these proteins:
- the ZFP42 gene encoding zinc finger protein 42 homolog: MNQQLKKRAKTRRQKGLGGRAPSGAKPGQGKASQDLQAEIEPGNAVWALCDGCVCSEPGPEAFGEDDFSDCYIECIIRGEFSQPILEEDSLFESLEYLKKGSAQELSQKVLEASSLLECPLEYMKKGAEKELPQKIVGESSLEYSEYMTGKKLPPGGIPGIDLSDPKQLAEFARKKPPINKEYDSLSSIACPQSGCTKRLRNRAALRKHLVIHGPRDHVCAECGKAFVESSKLKRHFLVHTGEKPFQCTFEGCGKRFSLDFNLRTHVRIHTGEKRFVCPFQGCNRRFIQSNNLKAHILTHANTNKNEQDGK; this comes from the coding sequence ATGAACCAGCAACTGAAGAAACGGGCAAAGACGAGACGCCAGAAAGGCCTGGGTGGAAGAGCCCCCAGTGGGGCTAAGCCCGGGCAAGGCAAGGCAAGCCAGGACCTGCAGGCGGAAATAGAACCTGGCAATGCGGTGTGGGCCTTATGTGATGGCTGCGTGTGCTCTGAGCCCGGCCCTGAGGCCTTCGGAGAGGACGATTTCTCGGACTGTTACATAGAATGCATCATAAGGGGTGAGTTTTCTCAGCCCATCCTGGAAGAGGACTCACTTTTTGAGTCCTTGGAATACCTAAAGAAAGGATCAGCACAAGAGCTTTCTCAAAAGGTGCTCGAAGCAAGCTCCCTTCTTGAATGTCCTTTGGAATACATGAAAAAAGGGGCAGAGAAAGAGCTTCCTCAAAAGATAGTTGGAGAGAGTTCGCTTGAGTATTCTGAGTACATGACAGGCAAGAAGCTTCCGCCTGGAGGAATACCCGGCATTGACTTATCAGATCCTAAACAGCTCGCAGAATTTGCTAGAAAGAAGCCCCCCATAAATAAAGAATATGACAGTTTGAGCTCAATCGCTTGTCCTCAGAGTGGATGCACTAAGAGGCTGAGGAACAGAGCTGCCCTGAGAAAGCATCTCGTCATTCATGGTCCCCGAGACCACGTCTGTGCGGAATGTGGAAAAGCGTTCGTTGAGAGCTCAAAACTAAAAAGACATTTCCTggttcacactggagagaagccgtTTCAGTGCACTTTTGAAGGGTGCGGAAAGCGCTTCTCTCTGGACTTTAATCTGCGTACACATGTGCGCATCCACACGGGCGAGAAACGTTTTGTGTGTCCCTTTCAAGGCTGTAACAGGAGGTTTATTCAGTCAAACAACCTGAAAGCCCACATCCTAACGCATGCAAATACGAACAAGAATGAACAAGACGGAAAGTAG